One genomic window of Salvia miltiorrhiza cultivar Shanhuang (shh) chromosome 4, IMPLAD_Smil_shh, whole genome shotgun sequence includes the following:
- the LOC131020915 gene encoding LOW QUALITY PROTEIN: probable membrane-associated kinase regulator 1 (The sequence of the model RefSeq protein was modified relative to this genomic sequence to represent the inferred CDS: deleted 1 base in 1 codon), with protein MGHRRLRPTTKSYTLPSSPTHSFSSSSASSDFEFTVSLSPRKSSAADLCPADDLFYKGQLLPLHPSPRLSMVRTLLLSSSSTSSSSDTTTTASRDSTASSDSSSADLLHPDSARPSSATDDELKHLTPHPTTPPKKPSKYFSLPKLFRKDNATAASAAGGGGTVKRVSSGAREVILKYLKKVKPLYEKLSQKQPQQKASRISSSTNTVVAVTLVKDYKSQELLSHQKEEIDAAVTHSFSGNLRLYNRRRSCFSSCPPSMGSSPSHGRNGHGSGSGQMGRPGSGTHNSDTSSMEELQNAIQGAIMHCKNSMLQSKNLVSNEI; from the exons ATGGgccaccgccgcctccgcccCACCACCAAGTCCTACACCCTCCCCTCCTCCCCCACCCActccttctcctcctcctccgcctcctCCGACTTCGAATTCACCGTCTCCCTCTCCCCCCGCAAATCCTCCGCCGCCGACCTCTGCCCCGCCGACGACCTCTTCTACAAGGGGCAGCTCCTCCCCCTCCACCCCTCC CCCCGCCTCTCCATGGTCCGCACCCTCctcctctcctcctcctccacctcctcctcctccgacaccaccaccaccgcctcccGCGACTCCACCGCCTCCTCCGACTCCTCCTCCGCCGACCTCCTCCACCCCGACTCCGCCCGCCCCAGCTCCGCCACCGACGACGAGCTCAAACACCtcaccccccaccccaccacCCCCCCTAAAAAACCCTCCAAATACTTCTCCCTCCCCAAACTCTTCCGCAAAGACAACgccaccgccgcctccgccgccggcggcggcggcaccgTCAAGCGCGTCAGCTCCGGAGCCCGAGAAGTCATCCTCAAGTACTTGAAAAAGGTCAAGCCGTTGTACGAGAAGCTTTCCCAGAAGCAACCGCAGCAGAAAGCGTCCAGAATTTCAAGCTCAACAAATACCGTCGTCGCTGTTACCCTAGTCAAAGACTACAAGAGCCAAGAGCTACTAAGCCACCAAAAGGAGGAGATCGACGCCGCCGTGACGCATTCATTTTCCGGCAATCTAAGGCTGTATAATAGGCGGAGAAGCTGCTTCTCGAGCTGCCCGCCGTCGATGGGGTCGTCGCCGAGCCACGGCCGAAACGGGCACGGGTCCGGGTCCGGGCAAATGGGTCGACCCGGATCCGGAACCCACAACTCGGACACGTCATCGATGGAGGAGTTGCAGAATGCGATTCAAGGTGCCATTATGCATTGCAAAAACTCCATGCTTCAAAGCAAGAATTTGGTTAGTAATGAAATTTga